The stretch of DNA GAATCACCGCGCTGGCTGGTGCGAGCCGGGAAAAGCGAACGTGCTCACCAGATGCTGAGCCGCATCGGCAGTAAAAGCTATGCCGATGAAACGCTGAAAGATATTCAGGAAACGTTAAGCAAGGACACACAAAAAGTATCGTGGTCGACGCTGTGGGAGCCAAAGGTTCGCCCGATCATCGTGATTGGTATGGTGCTGGCGGTGTTCCAGCAGTGGTGCGGGATTAACGTTATCTTCAACTACGCGCAGGAGATTTTCGCCTCTGCCGGATTTGATATTAACAGCACGCTGAAATCGATTGTGGCTACCGGCCTGATTAACCTCGTGTTTACCATTGCCGCGTTGCCGCTGGTGGACAAAATCGGCCGTCGTAAACTGATGCTGTTCGGTGCCGCCGGGCTGACCATTATCTATGCGCTGATTGGCGCGGCTTACGGCCTTGGCATTCTGGGCCTGCCGGTATTGATTCTGGTGCTGGCCGCTATCGCTACCTATGCCCTGACGCTGGCGCCGGTGACCTGGGTGCTGCTGTCGGAAATTTTCCCCAACCGCGTTCGCGGGCTGGCGATGTCGCTGGGCACATTAGCGCTATGGGTGGCCTGTTTCCTGCTGACTTACACCTTCCCTCTGTTGAATGCAGGCCTGGGCGCATCCGGTAGCTTCCTGCTTTATGGCGTAATCTGCGCCGCTGGCTTTATTTACGTGCGCCGTTTCGTGCCGGAAACCAAAGGCGTGAGCCTTGAAGCGCTGGAACAGCAGCTGGCCGAAGGGCGAGTGCATGCCTCGCCAGCGCCTGCGGCAAAGGCGCTGCGTTAATGGACGCGCTGCATCTGCAAAATGCTTTTCTCCGTTTAGCCGTCGCCCCGCAAGGGGCGTCAGTCCTCAGCTTTGAATCTCTGACGCACGGAAAAGCGGTCTTTCATCCCGCTGAACCGGCTCTGTTTCCTATGCTGCCGCTGGCGAACAGGGTGGCCGGAAATGCCTTTCAACTGCACGGCGAGCGAGTTTTGTTGCCTGACAGCCCTGTCGATGAGCATTTCTTTCTGCACGGAGACGGCTGGCTAAAGCGTTGGGACGTAGAGCATCACGATGAAGAGCGTTTGACGTTAAGCCTGCGTAGTCAGCATGCCTGCGGCTTTCACTACCTGGCGAAGCTGACCTGGCGGCTGGCGGGCAACAGGCTGTTAACCCAGCTTGAGTTAACGCACGTAGGCGAGAAGCCGATGGTTTATGGTCTTGGGCTGCATCCGTATTTTGCGCTGGAGCCGGGCAGCCGGGTGCAGTTTTCCGCCAGCGGCTTCTGGCCTGAAGGCGAGCAGCATCTGCCTTTGGCCTGGGAAGGAACGTTCACCGCTCAAACTGATTTTTCCCGCGCCAAAACGCCGGAGAACAAGTGGCTTAACGTGGGGTACTCCGGCTGGAGCGGGCTAGCTCTGATTGAGCATTCGGACATGCGAGTTTGCCTGCGCAGCCCAACGCCTTATTTAATGGTGTTCAGAATGGCGGACCAGCCGTTTATCTGCCTGGAGCCGCAAACGCACCCGGTCAACGCGCATAATCAGGCGGGAATGCCCGGTTTAGTGATGCTGGAGCAAGGTCAGTCAACGAGCCTGTCGATGGAGGTTGAGGTGAGCTAGCGCGCAATATCCATTATTTTGATGTGTGTTATTGCTCTGTTAATGTTTGCTTGCATGCCGGCCGGCTATCCCCGACACTATCGCCTCCAAAACGGGAGGGATCATGGTTTTGCATTCCACGCGCTGGCTGGCGCTCAGCTACTTTACCTATTTCTTTAGCTATGGCGTGTTTCTGCCCTTCTGGAGCGTCTGGCTCAAAGGCGTCGGGCTTCCCCCTGAAACCATCGGATTACTGTTAGGCTCAGGGTTAATCGCCCGTTTCCTCGGCAGTTTGTTATTAGCTCCACGCGTGACCGATCCTTCCCGTCTTGTTTTTGCCCTCCGTTTGTTAGCCCTTGCCACCTTGATTTTTGCCGCCGGTTTCTGGCTGGGTCATACCGCATTATGGCTGCTGCTCACGATGATTGGCTTTAACCTGTTCTTCTCGCCTCTGGTGCCGTTAACCGATGCGCTGGCGGGTACCTGGCAGCGGCAAATGCCGCTGGATTATGGCCGGGTGCGCCTCTGGGGATCGCTGGCGTTTGTCATCGGCTCGGCCGTTACCGGCAAGCTGGTGAGCGAGTTCAGCTCTCAGGCTATTTTGGTGCTGTTGACCATCGGCGCGGCGTCGATGCTGATTGGCATGATGCTGCGGCCTTCAATCATGCCGCAGGGGGAAGTCCGTCATCAGACGTCGGCAGGCTGGCCGGCCTGGAAAGGGCTGATTATCAGCGCGTGGCGTTTCCTGGCCTGCGTTTCCCTGCTGCAGGGGGCGCATGCGGCCTATTACGGCTTCAGCGCCATTTACTGGCAGGGGGCGGGCTATTCCGCTTCGGTGGTGGGCTATTTATGGTCGCTTGGCGTAGTGGCGGAAATCGTTATTTTCGCCCTCAGTAACAAACTGTTCCGCCGCTGGAGCGCCCGCGACCTGCTGCTGCTGTCTACCGTCACCGGCATTATCCGCTGGAGCCTGATGGCTACTACTACCGAACTTCCGTGGCTGATTGTCGCGCAGATCCTGCACTGCGGCAGCTTCACCATTTGCCACCTCGCGGCGATGCGCTATATCTCAGCCCGAAAAGGCGGCGAAGTGATTCGCCTGCAGGCCGTTTATTCCGCGGTGGCGATGGGCGGCGGTATCGCGGTGATGACGATTTTCTCCGGCTTCCTCTACCAGCACCTGCAGGGGGGAATGTTCTGGATCATGGCATTGGTGGCGGTACCGGCGCTGTTCCTGCGGCCAAAAGTGACCGCAGTTAATTCCGCTGCGGAAAGCTAAGCTTCGAGCAGCGCTTTTATACGCTGTTGCTGGTGGTCTCCCAGCGGCAGCGTGGCGTGAATGAGCGGAGGGGAAAACAGCGGCAGGGAAGTGGAATAGGGCGTAATCACCAGCACCACCTCACGCGGCGCGCCCTGGCTTTGAAACTGCTGTACCGCAAGGTACTTAATGTTCAACGGCAGCAGAGTCAGCTCGCGCAACTGCTGCTCAATTTTTTGCTCCAGATCGACATCGTCCCCGGTCAGCAGCAGCACCTGCTTTTCCTGAATATCACTTTCCTGCATCAGCCAGGCGCCGAAAATTACCGCCACCAGGCCCGTTTCCGCATCGGAAAAGTGAATCCCATAATGCTGTTCAAATTCGGCAAGTACCTCTCGCGAGGTTCTCATCAGGCGCGGGTAGAGGCGCGTTATCTCTTCTGGCAGATTGCTATCGATGCCGATATTAAACTGGCTGCGATTAAGCGCCTGGGCGAGGTGAATATAAAGCTGGTCGCTCAGCCCCTGCTCGTCGCTAAAAGAGAGCCCGGCCTGCTGGCGAAACCGCTCAATCATCCGCGCTATCTCGTTGTGTAAACGCGCATCCTGTTCGTGCTCATCATTAATCGGGTCAGGGATCCTGAGCAGCTGAAACAGCAGCGCCAGGAAATGCTGTTCGTCGACGTCCGCCGGACGCATTACCCGGCGCTTCCAGTGGCGCGCTATTTCCTGCGCGACAACAAATTCAGGCCGCAGCTGGCTCCATTCGCGCTGCTGCTGCGTCAGGATGGGGGCGTTGCCGGAATGATGCTGATGCAGACAGTACTGTAAAAAAAGCGTCAGGAACTGACTGTCCCGGCTGTCGTACTGCCTTTTTAAACGCCGGGCGCACAGATTAACCAGCGCCCGTAAATTGGTTTCGTCATACAACGCCTTGATAAGCCCCAGCTGATTTAGCTCAGACTTGAGCGCCGGGCTGAAGTGATGCTGCACAAACTGAGGGCAAAGGCGCAGCGAGCGCCGCAGCCAGTGCAGCAGGCAGAGGCGGCGGTCGAGGGCTGTGCCTTCAATCCGATAGCTGCCGTCCTGCTGCTGAGTCAGGGAGAGACGGTGATAACTCTGGATCTCGTGGCCCGTGTCGGCTATATCTTGCAGGGTTTGCGTCTGGTCCACGCCGTTAACGCCGGCAATCACCTCCGGCGTAACGATCTGTTGCGGAAGATAGAGCATCAGAAGCAGGTGGCAGCGGCGCTGCGAACTGGAGAGCACAGAGGGTGGCGGCGTCAGTAAAGTCATCATCTGGCTGTCCCAATGTGGTGTCAGAAGTTAAGAATAGCTAAAGGTTTCGACGCATATATCGACCTTTTTAGTTTTTCATCACGGAATTTAGGCTGGCTCACAGAATTTAAATCTTGAGGGAAGCATGAGCGACAAAAGAATCAGCCTGAAGGGAGTAACCATGCTGGTGGTAGGGCTTTCGGCGGCGGGCGTGCAGGCACATCCCCACAGTTTTATCTCTATCATTACCACGCCGGTGGTTGAGCAGGGACAGCTGACGGGGCTAAAAATGCAGTGGACGATGGACGACATTACTTCAGCGGATCTGTTGTATGACGCCGGTGACGCTAAACCGGATTCTCCGGTGTGGAAAAAGCTGGCCGCCGAGGTGATGGCCAACGTGCTGGGGCAGCACTATTTTACCGAGTTCTGGCATAACAAAGAGAAGGTGAAGTTTGGCAATTTGCCGCCGCAGTATGGCCTGAGCCGCAGCAATCATCAGGCGGTGCTGACGTTTGTGCTGCCGCTGGCGCACCCGCAGCCGCTGAAAGGGCAGACTTATCGCTTCTCGACCTTCGATCCGACCTATTTTGTCGACATGAGCTACGACCACGATACGGACGTGCATTTGCCGCAGACGCTGGCCTCAAGCTGTAAAATTTCCGTTCATACGCCGAAACCGAGCGAAGAGACGCTGCTGTTCGCGCAGTCGCTGGATAAAGCCGATGCGCCGCCGGAGGACATGGACCTTGGCAAGCAGTTTGCTCAGGAGGTGACGCTAACATGTCAGTAATTGCCGTATCTTCTCCCGTCCGCCGTTGGGCCCATCTGTGGCCGCTGGCGCTGTTTATTCTGCTTGCCGCCGCCGGGCTTTACGCCCTGTGGCTCTACTGGCCGCAAATCCTGCTTAGTTCCGCCGGCTGGCAGCGCTCAATCAATCAGGAATTGAGCGGGCTGCTGCGCCAGGTGGCCGAAAACCCTGCCCGGGCGGGCCTGTCGCTGCTCTCGTTCAGCTTTGTGTATGGCGTGCTGCATGCGCTGGGGCCGGGACACGGAAAAATTGTTATTACGACCTGGCTTGCTACGCACCCTTCAAAGCTCAAAAGCAGTCTGGGGCTGACTTTTGCCGCCTCTTTATTACAGGGGCTGGTGGCTATTGTGCTGGTGGTTGTGGTGCTGGGCGTGTTGGCCCTGCCGTCGCGCCAGCTTCATCTCAGCAGTTTTTGGCTTGAGAAAGGTAGCTATCTGCTGGTTGGCGCGCTGGGCGTTTTGCTGAGCTGGCGTGCTTTACGCCGCTTACGCGTTCAGCTGCGCCGCAAACCTAAATTTACCTCGTTTACGCCGCATCATGTGCATGACGCTAACTGCGGCTGTGGGCATCAGCACGTCCCGGATGAAAAACAGCTGGCAGCGGGGAGCGACTGGCGGGCCAGGCTGATGATCGTCCTGTCCATGGGCATGCGTCCTTGTTCAGGCGCGATTATGGTGCTGCTGTTCAGCAAGGTTATCGGAGTCTTTAGCTGGGGCGTGCTTTCTGCGCTGGTGATGGCGGCGGGCACCTCAATCACGATTTCCGGCCTGGCGCTGCTGGTGCACAGCTTCCGCTCGCTGGCGGTTCGGTTAAGCGGCAATCGGGCGCCGGTACTTTGGCGGCAGGTGGGCTGGTCAACGCTGGCGCTGGCGGGCGGCGTGATTCTGGTGGTGGCGGCGCTTATCATGTGGCTGAGCGTTCAGCCGATGGCGAGAGGCATCCGGCCTTTCTGACCGTACTTGAGAATAAGGGCATAAAAAAATCCCCTCGCCGCAAAGGCTGAGGGGATTTTTGTTTTTGCCTCTTATCTGATAACGAAGGGGAGGCAAAAAAGCTTAGCGCTTCAGCGCCTCGCTCAGTTCATCACGCATGGTTGCCAGCATGGCTTTCACTACGCGCGGGTTACCTGCCACGATGTTGCCGCTTGTCAGGTAGTTATGGCCGCCGGTGAAATCACACACGATGCTGCCCGCTTCACGAGCCAGCAGTTCGCCTGCGGCGAAATCCCATGGCTTCAGGCCAATTTCGAAGAAACCGTCCACGCGGCCAGCGGCAACGTAGGCCAGGTCCAGCGCAGCGGAACCGGTGCGACGGAAGTCTGCACACTGGGTGAACAGTTTGCCAACGATGTTGATGTAAGAAGGAGCGTGCTGCTTCACTTTGAACGGGAAGCCGGTCGCCAGTACGGTGCCGTCCAGGTCGCGAGCGTTGCTGCCGCGCAGACGGTAGCCGTTAAGCTGAGCGCCCTGGCCGCGGGTAGCGGTGAACAGTTCGTTACGCATTGGATCGTAAACAACGGCAACTTCAGTGCGGCCTTTAATACGAACAGCGATAGAAACGGAGAAGTGTGGCAGACGTTTGATGAAGTTGGTGGTGCCATCCAGCGGATCGATAACCCATTGCACGTCCTTATCTTCGCCTGCATGTTCACCGCTTTCTTCGGTGATGATGGTGTGCTGCGGGTAAGATTTGCGGATTGTTTCGATAATAATCGCTTCCGCGGCTTTATCGACGTTAGTCACAAAGTCATTGCTGCCTTTCTGACTGCTTTCTACGGAGTCTGGTGTTTCGTAGTGTTTGGCAATTACATTACCCGCCTTGCGCGCAGCACGCACGGCGATGGTCAACATAGGATGTTGCATCGGTCTCTCTCGCTGGATGTTAAAGAACGGAAATCGCGGCGGAGTATAGCAGAGCGTTCGGAATATGTCCCAGGGATATGATAAGATATTGCGATATTCTTCCCAGGCTGTGAATGATAATGCTGCAAAACGTACGAATCGTGCTGGTTGAAACCTCCCATACCGGCAACATGGGCTCCGTGGCTCGTGCTATGAAAACCATGGGCTTAACTAACCTTTGGCTGGTCAATCCGTTGGTAAAACCTGACTCCCAGGCCATCGCCCTGGCGGCCGGTGCCAGCGACGTGATTGGTGATGCTCAGATTGTTGATACCCTCGATGAGGCGCTGGCAGGGTGCAGCCTGGTAGTCGGCACCAGCGCGCGCTCCCGTACGCTGCCGTGGCCGATGCTTGACCCACGCGAATGCGGCCTGAAAAGCATCAGCGAAGCGCAGCATGCCCCGGTCGCTATCGTGTTTGGCCGCGAGCGCGTGGGCCTGACCAACGAAGAGCTGCAGAAGTGCCATTACCACGTCGCCATTCAGGCAAACCCGGAATACAGCTCGCTTAACCTGGCTATGGCGGTGCAGATCCTCGCCTATGAAGTGCGTATCGCCTGGCTTGCTACCCAGGAGCAGCCGGAAGCCCCTAAAGAAGACGAAGACGCGCCTTATCCATTAGTGGATGACCTGGAGCGTTTCTACGTGCATCTCGAAAAAGCGCTGCAGGAAAGCGGTTTTATTCGCCCAACCCATCCGGGGCAGGTGATGAGCCGACTGCGTCGTCTGTTTACCCGCGCACGCCCGGAAAGTCAGGAATTAAACATCCTGCGCGGCATGCTGGCGTCGTTGGAAAACCCGAAAAAATCGGGCCAATAATACTTGAGTAAAATGGTAGGTTAAATAGTTGACCATTTTACTCAGGAATGTCAGACTTGCGTCCTGCTATGTGACAATCACACTTTTAAAAACCCCCGGGTCGAGGGGCTATTTGAGGTTAAGTAAGACATGAGACTGACATCAAAAGGGCGCTATGCCGTAACCGCGATGCTTGACGTTGCGCTGAACTCTGAATCGGGCCCGGTTCCATTGGCTGATATTTCTGAACGTCAGGGTATTTCACTCTCCTACCTGGAGCAGCTGTTCTCCCGCCTGCGTAAAAATGGCCTGGTAGCCAGCGTGCGCGGTCCTGGCGGTGGTTATCTGTTAGGTAAAGACGCGGGCAGCATCGCCGTGGGCGAAGTGATCAGCGCCGTTGATGAGTCCGTAGACGCTACCCGTTGTCAGGGTAAAGGTGGCTGCCAGGGCGGCGATAAGTGCCTGACCCACGCGCTGTGGCGCGATCTGAGCGACCGCCTGACCGGCTTCCTGAACAACATCACCCTCGGTGAACTGGTGAATAACCAGGAAGTTCTGGACGTGGCCGACCGTCAGCACAATGAAAACCATCGCAGCACACGTTCTCAAGACGCGATTGACGTCAAACTGCGCGCATAAGCAGAAGAACAAGAATTTTAGAATCAGGTTGGGGGAGCGGTGCTCCCTGTCTATAACGGCAGCATATTTTAAGCCTGATTCTTCGCATTGAAGTGATGTACGGAGCTTAAGAGCAATGAAATTACCGATTTACCTCGACTATTCCGCAACCACGCCGGTTGATCCGCGTGTTGCTGAGAAGATGATGCAGTTTTTAACGATGGACGGAACCTTCGGTAACCCGGCCTCCCGTTCCCACCGTTTTGGCTGGCAGGCTGAAGAAGCCGTTGATATCGCCCGTAACCAAATCGCTGAGCTGGTTGGTGCCGATCCGCGTGAAATCGTTTTCACCTCCGGTGCGACCGAGTCAGACAACCTGGCTATCAAAGGTGCCGCCAACTTCTATCAGAAGAAAGGCAAGCACATCATCACCGTAAAAACCGAACACAAAGCCGTGCTGGACACCTGTCGCCAGCTTGAGCGTGAAGGGTTTGAGGTGACTTATCTGGCGCCGCAGAGCAACGGTATCGTTGACCTGAAGCAGCTGGAAGCCGCCATGCGTGAAGACACTATTCTGGTGTCCATCATGCACGTGAATAACGAAATCGGCGTGGTGCAGGATATCGCGGCTATCGGCGAAATGTGCCGTTCCCGTGGCATTATCTTCCACGTTGACGCCACCCAAAGCGTGGGCAAACTGCCTATCGACCTGAGCCAGCTTAAAGTGGACCTGATGTCCTTCTCTGGCCACAAAATTTACGGGCCGAAAGGTATCGGTGCGCTGTACGTGCGTCGTAAACCGCGTATCCGTATCGAAGCACAGATTCACGGCGGTGGTCACGAGCGCGGTATGCGTTCCGGTACGCTGCCTGTGCACCAGATCGTCGGCATGGGCGAAGCTTACCGTATCGCAAAAGAAGAGATGGAGACCGAAATGGCCCGTCTGCGCACGCTGCGTAACCGTCTGTGGAACGGCGTGAAAGATATGGAAGAAGTTTACCTGAACGGTGACCTGGAGCACGGCGCGCCAAACATCCTGAACGTCAGCTTTAACTACGTTGAAGGTGAGTCGCTGATCATG from Cedecea neteri encodes:
- a CDS encoding sugar porter family MFS transporter, whose translation is MERMQSQLRMGYVWTICLVAACGGLLFGYDWVVIGGAKPFYEAYFSITDPAVSGWAMSSALVGCVIGALLSGWCADKFGRKIPLIIAALLFTVSAWGTAVASNFDLFVAWRIVGGVGIGLASALSPMYIAEISPAAQRGRFVAVNQLTIVIGVLAAQLINLMIAEPVASHATMQEISASWNGQAGWRWMFGSGVVPAAAFLILMFFVPESPRWLVRAGKSERAHQMLSRIGSKSYADETLKDIQETLSKDTQKVSWSTLWEPKVRPIIVIGMVLAVFQQWCGINVIFNYAQEIFASAGFDINSTLKSIVATGLINLVFTIAALPLVDKIGRRKLMLFGAAGLTIIYALIGAAYGLGILGLPVLILVLAAIATYALTLAPVTWVLLSEIFPNRVRGLAMSLGTLALWVACFLLTYTFPLLNAGLGASGSFLLYGVICAAGFIYVRRFVPETKGVSLEALEQQLAEGRVHASPAPAAKALR
- a CDS encoding aldose 1-epimerase; the protein is MDALHLQNAFLRLAVAPQGASVLSFESLTHGKAVFHPAEPALFPMLPLANRVAGNAFQLHGERVLLPDSPVDEHFFLHGDGWLKRWDVEHHDEERLTLSLRSQHACGFHYLAKLTWRLAGNRLLTQLELTHVGEKPMVYGLGLHPYFALEPGSRVQFSASGFWPEGEQHLPLAWEGTFTAQTDFSRAKTPENKWLNVGYSGWSGLALIEHSDMRVCLRSPTPYLMVFRMADQPFICLEPQTHPVNAHNQAGMPGLVMLEQGQSTSLSMEVEVS
- a CDS encoding 3-phenylpropionate MFS transporter, translated to MVLHSTRWLALSYFTYFFSYGVFLPFWSVWLKGVGLPPETIGLLLGSGLIARFLGSLLLAPRVTDPSRLVFALRLLALATLIFAAGFWLGHTALWLLLTMIGFNLFFSPLVPLTDALAGTWQRQMPLDYGRVRLWGSLAFVIGSAVTGKLVSEFSSQAILVLLTIGAASMLIGMMLRPSIMPQGEVRHQTSAGWPAWKGLIISAWRFLACVSLLQGAHAAYYGFSAIYWQGAGYSASVVGYLWSLGVVAEIVIFALSNKLFRRWSARDLLLLSTVTGIIRWSLMATTTELPWLIVAQILHCGSFTICHLAAMRYISARKGGEVIRLQAVYSAVAMGGGIAVMTIFSGFLYQHLQGGMFWIMALVAVPALFLRPKVTAVNSAAES
- the csiE gene encoding stationary phase inducible protein CsiE, with protein sequence MMTLLTPPPSVLSSSQRRCHLLLMLYLPQQIVTPEVIAGVNGVDQTQTLQDIADTGHEIQSYHRLSLTQQQDGSYRIEGTALDRRLCLLHWLRRSLRLCPQFVQHHFSPALKSELNQLGLIKALYDETNLRALVNLCARRLKRQYDSRDSQFLTLFLQYCLHQHHSGNAPILTQQQREWSQLRPEFVVAQEIARHWKRRVMRPADVDEQHFLALLFQLLRIPDPINDEHEQDARLHNEIARMIERFRQQAGLSFSDEQGLSDQLYIHLAQALNRSQFNIGIDSNLPEEITRLYPRLMRTSREVLAEFEQHYGIHFSDAETGLVAVIFGAWLMQESDIQEKQVLLLTGDDVDLEQKIEQQLRELTLLPLNIKYLAVQQFQSQGAPREVVLVITPYSTSLPLFSPPLIHATLPLGDHQQQRIKALLEA
- a CDS encoding DUF1007 family protein, producing the protein MLVVGLSAAGVQAHPHSFISIITTPVVEQGQLTGLKMQWTMDDITSADLLYDAGDAKPDSPVWKKLAAEVMANVLGQHYFTEFWHNKEKVKFGNLPPQYGLSRSNHQAVLTFVLPLAHPQPLKGQTYRFSTFDPTYFVDMSYDHDTDVHLPQTLASSCKISVHTPKPSEETLLFAQSLDKADAPPEDMDLGKQFAQEVTLTCQ
- a CDS encoding nickel/cobalt transporter — encoded protein: MSVIAVSSPVRRWAHLWPLALFILLAAAGLYALWLYWPQILLSSAGWQRSINQELSGLLRQVAENPARAGLSLLSFSFVYGVLHALGPGHGKIVITTWLATHPSKLKSSLGLTFAASLLQGLVAIVLVVVVLGVLALPSRQLHLSSFWLEKGSYLLVGALGVLLSWRALRRLRVQLRRKPKFTSFTPHHVHDANCGCGHQHVPDEKQLAAGSDWRARLMIVLSMGMRPCSGAIMVLLFSKVIGVFSWGVLSALVMAAGTSITISGLALLVHSFRSLAVRLSGNRAPVLWRQVGWSTLALAGGVILVVAALIMWLSVQPMARGIRPF
- the suhB gene encoding inositol-1-monophosphatase gives rise to the protein MQHPMLTIAVRAARKAGNVIAKHYETPDSVESSQKGSNDFVTNVDKAAEAIIIETIRKSYPQHTIITEESGEHAGEDKDVQWVIDPLDGTTNFIKRLPHFSVSIAVRIKGRTEVAVVYDPMRNELFTATRGQGAQLNGYRLRGSNARDLDGTVLATGFPFKVKQHAPSYINIVGKLFTQCADFRRTGSAALDLAYVAAGRVDGFFEIGLKPWDFAAGELLAREAGSIVCDFTGGHNYLTSGNIVAGNPRVVKAMLATMRDELSEALKR
- the trmJ gene encoding tRNA (cytosine(32)/uridine(32)-2'-O)-methyltransferase TrmJ, which gives rise to MLQNVRIVLVETSHTGNMGSVARAMKTMGLTNLWLVNPLVKPDSQAIALAAGASDVIGDAQIVDTLDEALAGCSLVVGTSARSRTLPWPMLDPRECGLKSISEAQHAPVAIVFGRERVGLTNEELQKCHYHVAIQANPEYSSLNLAMAVQILAYEVRIAWLATQEQPEAPKEDEDAPYPLVDDLERFYVHLEKALQESGFIRPTHPGQVMSRLRRLFTRARPESQELNILRGMLASLENPKKSGQ
- the iscR gene encoding Fe-S cluster assembly transcriptional regulator IscR, with amino-acid sequence MRLTSKGRYAVTAMLDVALNSESGPVPLADISERQGISLSYLEQLFSRLRKNGLVASVRGPGGGYLLGKDAGSIAVGEVISAVDESVDATRCQGKGGCQGGDKCLTHALWRDLSDRLTGFLNNITLGELVNNQEVLDVADRQHNENHRSTRSQDAIDVKLRA
- the iscS gene encoding cysteine desulfurase codes for the protein MKLPIYLDYSATTPVDPRVAEKMMQFLTMDGTFGNPASRSHRFGWQAEEAVDIARNQIAELVGADPREIVFTSGATESDNLAIKGAANFYQKKGKHIITVKTEHKAVLDTCRQLEREGFEVTYLAPQSNGIVDLKQLEAAMREDTILVSIMHVNNEIGVVQDIAAIGEMCRSRGIIFHVDATQSVGKLPIDLSQLKVDLMSFSGHKIYGPKGIGALYVRRKPRIRIEAQIHGGGHERGMRSGTLPVHQIVGMGEAYRIAKEEMETEMARLRTLRNRLWNGVKDMEEVYLNGDLEHGAPNILNVSFNYVEGESLIMALKDLAVSSGSACTSASLEPSYVLRALGMSDELAHSSIRFSLGRFTTEEEIDYTIELVRKSIGRLRDLSPLWEMFKQGVDINSIEWAHH